The Brenneria rubrifaciens genome has a window encoding:
- a CDS encoding N-formylglutamate amidohydrolase: MTFFKKTSLMALLLVSTVAYGSIEQDDVAPFKKAIITPEYVKEAITYEKEADKNSNVIPQEGESWFNVLPGESRIIISAPHATQPSREGQYRFSDGGGTAALAIMLGKLTDSTVIYTTKASPSDPNYYDNNAYKEKLAALIHSKQPKLIIDIHGSHPFRPYDVDIGTLNGKSLLGKDERVSELINILKNEGISNFSNNYFAASKNATVAKFGSNLGVPSIQLEINSIWMMPSDGNIEAHKFAQMLQGLVLYVNSEKKRFP; this comes from the coding sequence ATGACGTTTTTCAAAAAGACATCGCTAATGGCTTTGCTGTTGGTTTCAACAGTGGCTTATGGCAGCATCGAACAAGACGACGTTGCTCCGTTCAAAAAAGCGATAATTACGCCTGAATACGTAAAAGAAGCCATAACCTATGAGAAGGAAGCGGACAAAAATTCTAATGTGATACCGCAAGAAGGAGAAAGCTGGTTTAACGTTCTACCGGGGGAAAGTCGGATAATAATCAGCGCTCCTCACGCCACACAGCCGTCTAGGGAGGGGCAATATCGCTTTTCTGATGGGGGCGGCACGGCGGCCCTGGCGATTATGTTGGGAAAACTTACTGATTCAACAGTAATTTATACAACCAAGGCTTCACCCTCAGACCCCAACTACTATGACAATAATGCCTACAAAGAGAAGCTGGCAGCGTTAATCCACTCAAAGCAACCGAAGCTCATCATCGATATTCACGGTAGTCACCCGTTTCGCCCCTATGACGTTGATATAGGAACCCTGAATGGGAAGTCGCTGTTAGGTAAAGATGAGCGGGTGAGTGAACTGATAAACATATTGAAAAATGAAGGTATCAGTAACTTTTCCAACAACTATTTTGCAGCTTCGAAAAATGCAACCGTGGCGAAATTTGGCTCTAATCTTGGCGTGCCCAGCATACAACTGGAAATCAACAGTATATGGATGATGCCGAGTGACGGTAATATTGAAGCGCACAAATTCGCCCAGATGTTGCAAGGGCTGGTTCTGTACGTCAACAGCGAGAAGAAACGCTTTCCATAA
- a CDS encoding LacI family DNA-binding transcriptional regulator → MITMLDVAKRAGVSKSTVSRVLTGNNYVSQPTKDRVFKAIEEMGYRPNLLARQLATNKSQSIGLVVTNTLYNGPYFNELLFQTATMTERYGRQLILADGKHSAEEERQAIEFLLDSRCDALIIYPRFLSIGALESIIDQHKQPIMVVNRRLNRHKENGICTDHQQHCFNAVNYLIDRGHREIAFILGAPGSPTGESRRLGYQQALAEQGIALNDQRVVEGDWTPESGYAAVKTLHQRGVTFSALVASNDDMAIGAAKAFREQGMTIPDDVSLLGFDDLPMASWVHPPLTTVHVPVAEMIKRTLEKLLCMLDGNPPTPSPAFQGSLIVRESVGKGPAARGEGNVR, encoded by the coding sequence ATGATAACCATGCTTGATGTGGCCAAAAGAGCTGGCGTATCAAAATCAACCGTATCACGGGTGTTGACAGGGAATAACTACGTCAGTCAGCCCACCAAAGACCGGGTCTTCAAGGCCATTGAAGAAATGGGATACCGACCAAATTTACTGGCGCGTCAGTTAGCCACTAACAAATCTCAGAGTATTGGTCTGGTCGTCACCAATACCTTATACAACGGCCCTTATTTCAATGAACTGCTCTTTCAGACCGCAACCATGACCGAGCGGTACGGACGCCAGCTTATTCTTGCTGATGGCAAGCACAGCGCGGAAGAGGAGCGCCAGGCCATCGAATTTCTACTCGATTCACGCTGTGACGCGCTCATCATCTACCCGCGGTTTCTGTCCATCGGGGCGCTGGAAAGCATTATTGATCAACACAAACAGCCCATTATGGTGGTGAACCGAAGACTGAACCGTCATAAGGAAAACGGTATCTGTACCGACCACCAGCAGCACTGTTTCAATGCCGTTAATTACCTGATCGATCGCGGACACCGGGAGATCGCGTTTATCCTCGGCGCACCAGGATCGCCCACGGGTGAGAGCCGCCGCCTGGGTTATCAGCAGGCGCTGGCCGAACAAGGCATTGCCTTAAATGACCAACGGGTGGTCGAGGGCGACTGGACGCCGGAAAGTGGTTACGCCGCGGTGAAAACACTGCACCAACGCGGTGTCACCTTCAGCGCGCTGGTCGCCAGCAATGACGACATGGCCATTGGCGCGGCAAAAGCTTTTCGCGAACAGGGAATGACTATACCGGATGATGTCTCTCTGCTCGGGTTCGATGACCTGCCTATGGCCTCCTGGGTGCACCCGCCCCTGACGACCGTGCATGTTCCGGTGGCGGAAATGATTAAACGTACCCTTGAGAAACTGCTTTGTATGCTGGACGGTAATCCCCCCACGCCGTCCCCGGCATTTCAGGGTTCGTTGATCGTTCGCGAGTCGGTTGGCAAAGGCCCGGCAGCCCGAGGGGAAGGCAATGTACGTTAA
- a CDS encoding PTS sugar transporter subunit IIB — translation MKKILLCCAAGMSTSMLVQKMEKVAKEQGVDVEITAVGFDEFVEIIDEYDCCLLGPQIKYKLAELKNLAEKKNKPIAVIGTLDYGMMNGEKVLNDALGMMR, via the coding sequence ATGAAGAAAATTTTACTCTGTTGTGCGGCGGGAATGTCCACCAGCATGCTGGTCCAGAAAATGGAAAAAGTCGCGAAGGAACAAGGAGTTGATGTTGAGATAACCGCCGTCGGGTTTGACGAGTTTGTCGAAATCATTGATGAGTACGACTGCTGCCTGCTCGGACCGCAGATTAAATACAAACTGGCTGAGTTAAAAAACCTTGCAGAGAAAAAAAACAAACCCATTGCGGTTATCGGCACCCTTGATTACGGAATGATGAATGGCGAAAAAGTGCTTAATGATGCACTCGGTATGATGCGTTAG
- a CDS encoding PTS sugar transporter subunit IIC: MSTFSQSLFNVIENRISPVAAKLSNQRHVVAIKDGFISSMPFLIVGSFMLLFAHPPFSADSQWAFAQWWLDRVERHTQQIMMPYNMTMGIMAVYITSAIAYNLAQSYKMNGFMAASLSLMSFLLVAAPQTDKSLPVGSLGGEGIFTAIIVSLYVTELMHFLQKRNIGIRLPEQVPPKIRQSFDLLIPILAIFLTLFPLSLFIQHQFGMLLPQAIMAIFAPIISASDSLPAILIAVLLCHLLWFAGIHGAIIVGGILQAFWLTNLGINQQALNTAAPITQIFIEPFWQFFIVVGGSGSTMGLVFLYLRSRSFHLRSIGKLAVVPSIFNINEPVIFGSPVVMNPLLFIPFVTAPLVNAVIAYVATRTDLVNHVVSLAPWTTPGPIGAAWSTGWDLRAVMLVGVLIVVSSLIYYPFFKMYERQLLAQEKETLQTQGSH, from the coding sequence ATGAGTACGTTTAGCCAGTCATTATTCAACGTCATTGAAAACCGCATCAGTCCGGTTGCGGCGAAACTGTCCAACCAGCGCCATGTCGTCGCCATCAAAGACGGCTTTATTTCGTCGATGCCGTTTCTAATTGTCGGCTCGTTTATGCTGTTATTCGCCCACCCGCCTTTTAGCGCGGATAGCCAGTGGGCGTTTGCTCAGTGGTGGCTGGATAGGGTGGAGCGCCATACGCAGCAGATCATGATGCCCTACAACATGACGATGGGGATCATGGCGGTCTATATCACCAGCGCGATAGCTTACAATTTGGCGCAAAGCTACAAGATGAACGGCTTTATGGCGGCCAGTCTGTCGCTGATGTCGTTCCTGCTGGTGGCGGCCCCGCAAACGGATAAAAGCCTGCCGGTAGGCTCCCTGGGGGGCGAGGGGATTTTTACTGCGATCATCGTCTCGCTCTATGTGACGGAACTGATGCATTTTCTGCAAAAGCGGAATATTGGTATTCGCTTGCCGGAGCAGGTGCCGCCGAAGATCCGCCAGTCCTTTGATTTACTCATCCCTATTCTCGCTATTTTCCTGACGCTATTCCCGCTCAGCCTGTTTATTCAGCACCAATTCGGCATGCTGTTGCCGCAGGCGATTATGGCGATCTTCGCCCCGATTATTTCTGCTTCCGATTCGTTGCCCGCCATCTTAATCGCAGTGCTGCTGTGTCATCTGTTGTGGTTTGCCGGCATTCACGGGGCGATCATTGTCGGCGGGATTTTGCAGGCTTTCTGGCTGACGAATCTGGGAATAAATCAACAGGCGCTGAACACCGCCGCGCCGATTACCCAGATCTTTATCGAACCCTTCTGGCAGTTCTTTATCGTCGTGGGGGGGTCCGGCTCAACCATGGGCCTGGTGTTTCTCTATCTGCGAAGCCGCTCGTTCCATTTGCGCTCCATCGGCAAACTGGCCGTGGTGCCCAGCATATTCAATATTAACGAACCGGTGATTTTTGGCTCGCCGGTGGTGATGAATCCGCTGCTGTTTATCCCGTTTGTCACGGCGCCGCTGGTCAATGCCGTCATTGCATATGTCGCCACCCGAACCGATCTGGTTAACCACGTTGTGTCACTTGCTCCCTGGACGACGCCAGGTCCGATTGGCGCCGCCTGGTCGACCGGCTGGGATTTGCGCGCCGTCATGCTGGTTGGCGTGCTGATTGTGGTGTCGTCTCTGATCTATTACCCCTTCTTCAAAATGTATGAGCGCCAGCTTTTGGCGCAGGAAAAAGAGACATTGCAAACCCAGGGGAGTCACTGA
- a CDS encoding PTS lactose/cellobiose transporter subunit IIA: MKIDENTVMELIIHAGEARSDAMEALRAAREHDWEKTDRMLKSASAAARKAHHIQTSLIGADEGSGKIPVNLILVHAQDHLMNAMLCRDLAEELVYVHREIAALKRGDAVCGQ, encoded by the coding sequence ATGAAAATTGATGAAAACACCGTCATGGAATTGATCATTCATGCCGGAGAAGCGCGTTCGGATGCGATGGAGGCGTTGCGTGCCGCCAGAGAACACGATTGGGAAAAGACCGACCGGATGCTGAAGTCCGCATCTGCGGCTGCTCGCAAGGCTCACCATATTCAAACGTCGCTGATTGGCGCGGATGAAGGCAGCGGGAAAATTCCGGTCAATCTGATTCTGGTTCATGCGCAGGATCACCTGATGAACGCGATGCTTTGCCGCGATCTGGCGGAGGAATTGGTTTATGTACACCGGGAAATTGCCGCCCTGAAGCGCGGCGATGCCGTCTGCGGCCAATGA
- a CDS encoding 6-phospho-beta-glucosidase, with translation MSVQQLPKDFLWGGAVAAHQVEGGWDQGGKGVSICDVLSGGAHGVDRVITDGVQPGFSYPNHQAVAFYSHYKQDIALFAEMGFKCFRTSIAWTRIFPNGDEPEPNEAGLQFYDDLFDELLKHNIEPVITLSHFEMPYHLVKNYGGWLNRNVVDFFVRYSEVVMKRYQSKVKYWMTFNEINNQRNWRYPLFGYCCSGVVFTRHEKPEQAMYQTLHHQFVASARVVKLGHEINPDFKIGCMLSLVPLYPWSCHPDDVMYAQEAMRERHLFGDVQLRGDYPAYILKEWARKGYHIDMNPEDEQILREGCTDYLGFSYYMSNAVQHAAQDQAADDAIAGFPGAVKNPHLSASEWGWQIDPVGLRYTLNSFYERYQKPMFIVENGFGAVDRVEVDGQIHDDYRIDYLKAHIEQMKKAVLEDGVELMGYTPWGCIDCVSFTTGQYSKRYGFIYVDKHDDGTGTLRRARKKSFHWYKRVIASNGADLE, from the coding sequence ATGTCTGTTCAGCAATTACCCAAAGACTTTCTGTGGGGCGGCGCGGTAGCGGCGCATCAAGTTGAAGGTGGTTGGGATCAAGGTGGAAAGGGCGTCAGCATTTGTGACGTGTTGTCTGGTGGCGCGCACGGCGTGGATCGCGTGATTACCGATGGCGTACAGCCTGGATTCAGCTATCCGAATCATCAGGCGGTGGCGTTCTATTCCCACTATAAACAGGATATCGCGCTCTTTGCGGAAATGGGCTTCAAATGCTTCCGTACCTCCATCGCCTGGACGCGCATTTTTCCCAACGGGGATGAACCGGAGCCAAACGAAGCCGGACTGCAATTTTACGACGATCTGTTTGATGAACTGTTGAAACACAACATTGAGCCGGTTATCACGCTTTCCCATTTCGAGATGCCCTATCACCTGGTTAAAAACTATGGCGGCTGGCTCAATCGTAACGTGGTGGATTTTTTTGTGCGCTACAGCGAAGTGGTGATGAAGCGCTATCAATCCAAAGTGAAATACTGGATGACCTTTAATGAAATCAATAACCAGCGCAACTGGCGCTACCCGCTGTTTGGCTATTGTTGCTCCGGCGTAGTGTTCACCAGGCATGAAAAGCCCGAACAGGCCATGTACCAAACGTTGCATCACCAGTTTGTGGCCAGCGCCAGGGTGGTGAAGTTGGGGCATGAAATCAATCCTGATTTCAAAATTGGCTGCATGCTGTCGCTGGTGCCGCTTTATCCGTGGTCTTGTCACCCGGATGATGTGATGTATGCGCAGGAAGCGATGCGTGAACGGCATCTGTTTGGTGACGTGCAACTACGTGGCGATTATCCGGCGTATATTTTGAAAGAGTGGGCCAGAAAAGGTTATCACATTGATATGAACCCGGAGGATGAACAAATCCTGCGTGAAGGTTGCACCGATTATCTGGGCTTTAGCTACTACATGAGTAATGCCGTACAGCATGCCGCCCAAGATCAGGCCGCTGATGATGCAATCGCGGGTTTTCCGGGGGCAGTGAAAAACCCGCACCTTTCCGCATCGGAATGGGGCTGGCAGATTGACCCGGTGGGCCTGCGTTACACGCTGAACAGCTTCTATGAGCGTTACCAAAAGCCGATGTTCATCGTTGAGAACGGCTTTGGCGCGGTTGATAGGGTGGAAGTCGATGGGCAAATCCATGATGATTACCGGATCGATTACCTAAAAGCGCACATCGAGCAGATGAAAAAAGCGGTGCTGGAGGATGGCGTCGAACTGATGGGTTACACCCCCTGGGGCTGCATCGATTGCGTTTCGTTTACCACCGGGCAGTACAGCAAGCGCTATGGTTTTATCTATGTCGATAAACATGATGATGGCACAGGGACGTTGCGGCGCGCCCGCAAGAAGAGTTTTCATTGGTATAAGCGAGTGATCGCCAGCAACGGCGCTGATTTAGAGTGA
- the yidA gene encoding sugar-phosphatase translates to MSIKLIAIDMDGTLLTPQNQISPAVKAAIAAAREKGVEVVLATGRPFIGVERYLAELALQREDCFCVTNNGALVQRAIDGGCVAQTALSFDDYLYFEALARELDVHFHALDFNVVYTANKDISRYTVHEAHLTGMPLKYRAVEEMDRSLTFPKVMMIDEPSVLDRAISQIPPEAFEGYTIMKSAPYYLEILDKRVNKGEGVKMLAQHLGIARESVMALGDQENDLAMLNYAGLGVAMGNATEAVKAVCQFVTRTNQEDGVAYAIEKFVLRA, encoded by the coding sequence ATGTCTATAAAACTGATCGCAATTGATATGGATGGGACGTTACTGACGCCACAAAATCAAATCTCTCCCGCGGTGAAGGCGGCTATCGCAGCGGCAAGAGAGAAGGGCGTTGAGGTTGTGCTGGCAACTGGTCGCCCGTTCATCGGCGTTGAGCGCTATCTGGCGGAGCTGGCTTTACAGCGGGAAGATTGCTTTTGCGTCACCAATAACGGCGCGCTGGTACAACGTGCGATTGATGGCGGCTGTGTGGCGCAAACGGCGCTGAGCTTCGACGACTATCTTTACTTTGAAGCGCTGGCCCGGGAGTTGGATGTTCATTTTCACGCGCTGGATTTTAATGTTGTCTATACCGCCAACAAGGATATCAGCCGTTATACCGTCCATGAGGCGCACCTGACCGGTATGCCGCTGAAGTACCGGGCGGTTGAAGAGATGGATCGCAGTCTGACATTTCCCAAAGTCATGATGATTGATGAACCGTCGGTGCTGGATCGGGCCATCAGCCAGATCCCGCCGGAAGCGTTTGAGGGTTACACCATCATGAAGAGCGCCCCTTATTACCTGGAAATTCTGGATAAGCGCGTGAATAAGGGCGAAGGGGTGAAAATGCTGGCGCAACATCTCGGTATCGCGCGGGAAAGCGTAATGGCGCTGGGCGATCAGGAAAACGATCTGGCGATGCTGAATTATGCCGGGCTGGGTGTCGCGATGGGGAATGCCACCGAAGCAGTGAAAGCGGTCTGTCAGTTTGTGACCAGAACCAATCAGGAAGATGGTGTGGCCTATGCGATTGAAAAATTTGTGCTTCGTGCTTAA
- a CDS encoding LysR family transcriptional regulator — protein sequence MRINPRQVEAFHKVILTGGITAAANMMYITQPAVSRLIRDFEAALNLKLFDRDGRGLIPRAEAMKLYREVERLYLGLDHIALIADEIRHAKGSVLRIAAVQALSFLCSDEMLPFLLTKYPDISLFLDIESTSHIREAIAKNQYDIGFIFGQIGIKGLEAEHLAEADAVAVLAKDHPLTEAEAITIADLIRYRAILPGRTTPLRAEIDAVTRKHLGYLHNPIETSMANCCVLASKNIGIGVVDFITALSSKSAVVVKPFHPAIKVAYFAVYPPQIPRSQLINHITQVMKEKINHHLALK from the coding sequence ATGCGTATCAACCCCCGTCAGGTTGAAGCTTTTCATAAAGTGATCCTCACCGGCGGGATCACGGCAGCCGCCAACATGATGTACATTACCCAACCCGCGGTAAGTCGGCTGATCCGGGATTTTGAAGCCGCGCTGAACCTGAAGCTGTTTGACCGCGACGGCCGCGGCCTCATTCCACGGGCTGAAGCAATGAAACTGTATCGGGAGGTAGAGCGTCTCTATCTGGGCCTGGATCACATCGCCCTGATTGCCGACGAAATTCGCCATGCCAAAGGCAGCGTGCTGCGCATCGCCGCGGTTCAAGCGCTCTCATTCCTCTGCTCGGATGAAATGCTTCCCTTTCTTCTCACTAAATATCCTGATATCTCCTTATTTCTGGACATAGAAAGCACCAGTCACATCAGAGAGGCGATCGCCAAAAACCAGTACGATATCGGCTTCATTTTTGGTCAGATAGGTATTAAAGGCTTGGAAGCGGAACATCTGGCGGAGGCCGACGCGGTTGCAGTGCTCGCCAAAGATCACCCGCTAACCGAAGCGGAGGCGATTACCATCGCCGACCTGATTCGTTATCGCGCTATTCTGCCGGGCCGCACCACACCGCTGCGGGCGGAAATCGACGCGGTAACCAGAAAACACTTGGGGTATTTACATAACCCGATTGAAACCTCAATGGCGAACTGCTGCGTATTGGCCTCGAAGAATATCGGTATTGGGGTGGTTGATTTCATCACCGCACTGAGCAGTAAATCCGCCGTTGTGGTTAAGCCGTTTCACCCCGCGATAAAAGTGGCGTACTTTGCGGTGTATCCCCCACAAATCCCCCGCAGCCAGTTAATTAACCACATCACCCAGGTAATGAAGGAGAAAATAAATCATCATCTGGCATTAAAATAA
- a CDS encoding ABC transporter substrate-binding protein, translating to MKKSTLALFFTILFSFSPLVYSANLNIGLSSSTTSMDPQFYVGGANSAMARNIFDSLVSQDEKQQIFPALATSWKIIDDKTWEFALRPGVKFHDGSDFTARDVIASIKRIALASKNSPSSYAPYVTDIVEVKEINPLTVRIVTKAPAPLLLNNLSRVSILPARLENVPTETLNSGKDVIGTGPFKFVSWVPDDRVVLERNENYWGGNAEWDKVTIRVFKNSSARVAAILSGDVDMIENVPTADSSNIKNNSQLHTISTPGNRIIYLHMDQQRDISPFAKGPDGRNPLLKKEVRQAMSLALNRQAIVDRVMDGQAVAASQLVPKGYFGYSASIPAPVYNPEKAKQELAAAGYPNGFTLTFHASNDRYPNDSKIAQAIGQMFTRVGIKTDVVTMPGSVYFSRAARLEFSLIMGGAAVETGEASGVLGPLLETFGPHTGQGNRGRYSNPAFDKMLNEARSTLESNKREALLTEAMNIGMSDLGVIPVMFLSNTWAMKKQYTYVGRSDAYTLPYFVRSAR from the coding sequence ATGAAAAAATCAACGTTGGCTTTATTTTTCACTATTTTATTTTCGTTTTCGCCTTTGGTATATAGCGCTAATTTAAATATTGGTTTGTCTTCATCCACTACGTCGATGGACCCCCAGTTTTATGTGGGAGGGGCAAACAGTGCAATGGCGCGAAATATTTTTGATAGCCTGGTTTCTCAGGATGAAAAACAGCAAATTTTCCCTGCGTTGGCGACATCATGGAAGATAATTGATGATAAAACCTGGGAATTTGCATTACGTCCCGGCGTAAAGTTTCACGACGGCAGTGATTTCACCGCCAGGGATGTGATTGCCAGCATTAAGCGTATCGCGCTGGCGTCAAAAAACAGTCCCAGTTCGTACGCACCGTACGTCACGGACATTGTCGAGGTTAAGGAGATCAACCCCTTAACGGTTCGGATTGTCACGAAAGCGCCTGCGCCTTTGTTGCTGAATAACCTGAGCCGGGTGTCTATTCTGCCCGCGCGTCTCGAAAATGTCCCGACGGAAACGTTGAATAGCGGAAAAGACGTCATTGGCACCGGGCCTTTTAAATTTGTCTCCTGGGTGCCGGACGATCGGGTTGTCCTCGAACGTAATGAAAATTACTGGGGAGGAAATGCCGAGTGGGACAAGGTGACTATTCGCGTCTTTAAAAACAGTAGCGCCCGAGTAGCCGCCATTTTATCCGGTGATGTGGACATGATTGAAAACGTTCCAACAGCCGATAGTAGTAATATTAAAAATAATAGTCAGTTACATACGATTTCAACACCAGGGAATCGTATTATTTATCTGCATATGGACCAACAACGCGATATATCACCGTTCGCAAAAGGTCCAGACGGCAGAAATCCATTACTAAAAAAAGAAGTTCGTCAGGCGATGTCGTTAGCACTTAATCGCCAGGCAATCGTCGATCGTGTCATGGATGGGCAGGCTGTTGCTGCCTCCCAGCTTGTGCCGAAGGGGTATTTCGGGTATTCCGCTTCCATTCCTGCGCCGGTTTACAATCCAGAAAAAGCCAAACAGGAATTGGCGGCGGCGGGATACCCCAACGGCTTTACGCTGACATTCCATGCGTCAAACGATCGCTATCCCAATGATTCCAAAATCGCCCAGGCCATCGGCCAGATGTTTACGCGCGTTGGCATCAAGACCGACGTGGTCACCATGCCGGGCAGCGTCTATTTTTCTCGGGCTGCCCGTCTCGAATTCAGTTTGATTATGGGCGGTGCGGCGGTTGAAACCGGGGAAGCCTCTGGCGTATTGGGGCCGTTGCTGGAAACTTTCGGCCCCCATACCGGACAAGGCAACCGCGGCCGTTACTCCAACCCTGCCTTTGATAAAATGCTAAACGAGGCGCGTTCCACGCTGGAAAGTAACAAGCGTGAGGCGTTGCTGACCGAGGCGATGAACATCGGTATGAGCGATCTGGGGGTCATTCCTGTGATGTTCCTCTCCAACACCTGGGCGATGAAGAAACAGTACACCTATGTGGGCCGCTCGGATGCTTACACGCTGCCGTACTTTGTCCGTTCGGCCAGGTAA
- a CDS encoding nucleoside hydrolase — protein MRAAAIIIDCDPGIDDAIALLSAFVSPELNILGISTVCGNQPLDHTLRNALQITELGRRTGISVYAGCHRPLFRDPIHGQFHGKRGLGNTLLPDPQKQPEPQHAVSFIIGQCENAIAAGKPITLCTLGPLTNVAAALTMKPIIAEGIERIVMMGGAYRASGNRSLTSEFNMLADPHAAHVVFSSSIAIVDLPLDATHQVMLTPERVARLVARAGRIAVPLGEMMAFWDRNDIRRYGSRGGPLHDPLVIAWMLAPDCFKTEKARVYVEHESTLCMGQTVADWYGKTDRPPNVDIVTAVDAKRVFELFSDLLSRYEENV, from the coding sequence ATGCGTGCCGCCGCCATTATTATTGATTGCGATCCGGGTATTGATGACGCGATTGCATTGTTGAGCGCATTCGTCTCGCCTGAATTGAATATTCTCGGTATCTCTACGGTTTGCGGTAATCAACCGCTGGATCATACGCTGCGTAATGCGCTACAGATTACCGAACTGGGACGGCGAACCGGGATTTCTGTTTATGCGGGTTGCCACCGCCCGCTCTTCCGCGACCCGATTCACGGTCAATTTCACGGGAAGCGCGGGTTGGGGAACACGCTATTGCCCGATCCCCAAAAGCAGCCTGAGCCGCAGCATGCGGTGAGTTTTATCATCGGGCAATGTGAAAACGCCATTGCCGCGGGCAAGCCCATTACGCTGTGTACGCTGGGACCCTTGACCAACGTGGCGGCGGCATTAACCATGAAACCCATCATTGCCGAAGGTATTGAGCGCATCGTGATGATGGGCGGCGCTTACCGGGCGTCGGGTAATCGTAGCCTGACGTCAGAGTTCAATATGCTGGCCGATCCCCACGCGGCGCATGTGGTGTTTTCGTCATCCATTGCTATTGTTGATTTACCGCTGGACGCCACCCATCAGGTGATGCTGACGCCTGAGCGGGTAGCCCGGCTGGTTGCGCGCGCCGGCCGGATTGCGGTCCCGTTGGGGGAGATGATGGCGTTCTGGGATCGTAATGATATTCGCCGCTACGGTTCCCGCGGCGGGCCGTTGCACGATCCGCTGGTCATTGCCTGGATGCTGGCGCCTGATTGTTTTAAAACGGAAAAAGCGCGCGTTTACGTTGAGCATGAAAGTACGCTTTGTATGGGGCAGACCGTCGCCGACTGGTACGGAAAAACCGACCGGCCACCCAATGTGGATATCGTAACGGCGGTGGATGCCAAACGGGTATTCGAGCTGTTTTCCGACCTCCTGAGCCGTTATGAAGAAAATGTCTGA
- a CDS encoding nucleoside hydrolase codes for MKKMSDRVRQRIVIDTDPGVDDAIAIWLAIASPALDILGVTTVAGNVPLDATLVNACKVVALTGRTDVPVYGGASGPLVRDQVYGKYAHIGAFSADLVPETSRLPEREHAVDFIVRTARQAAANNDPITLCALGPLTNLALALRHHSDVARGIKQVVSMAGAFTALGNRVPWADFNVYADPHAAEIVFSSGVPVVIMPLDVTFQALIQPVQIDDIERRGGAPGIAMAALLRAFDRNDVARLGREGSPIHDAAVVAWLLKPELFTGTSAYVGVEVSGRTPGYVFADFYHKLGKPANALIVRSIDEQGFLSLLADLLSRYGSASRG; via the coding sequence ATGAAGAAAATGTCTGATAGGGTTCGACAGCGCATAGTTATTGATACCGATCCCGGCGTGGACGATGCGATTGCCATCTGGCTGGCAATCGCATCGCCAGCGTTGGATATTCTTGGCGTCACCACGGTGGCGGGCAACGTGCCCCTTGACGCCACGCTGGTAAATGCGTGTAAGGTGGTGGCGCTCACCGGTAGAACCGATGTGCCGGTTTACGGCGGGGCGTCGGGACCGCTGGTGCGCGATCAGGTTTATGGCAAATACGCCCATATTGGCGCTTTTTCCGCCGATCTGGTGCCGGAAACATCACGCCTGCCAGAGCGGGAACACGCCGTCGATTTCATTGTCCGCACGGCGCGTCAGGCGGCGGCGAATAACGACCCCATTACGCTGTGCGCGCTAGGGCCGCTGACCAATCTGGCGCTGGCTTTGCGTCACCATTCTGATGTCGCTCGCGGAATCAAACAGGTTGTGAGCATGGCGGGCGCGTTTACCGCGCTCGGCAACCGCGTTCCCTGGGCCGACTTTAACGTGTATGCCGATCCCCATGCGGCCGAAATCGTGTTTTCCTCTGGCGTACCGGTGGTGATCATGCCGCTGGATGTGACCTTTCAGGCGCTGATTCAGCCCGTACAGATTGATGATATTGAACGTCGCGGCGGCGCGCCGGGGATAGCGATGGCAGCCCTGCTGCGTGCGTTTGACCGCAATGATGTTGCCCGCCTGGGGCGCGAAGGCAGCCCCATTCACGATGCCGCCGTTGTCGCGTGGTTACTTAAACCTGAGCTGTTTACCGGCACGTCGGCCTATGTAGGCGTAGAGGTTTCTGGCCGGACGCCGGGTTATGTTTTTGCCGATTTTTATCACAAGCTCGGTAAGCCTGCGAATGCGCTGATCGTGCGCAGCATTGATGAACAAGGGTTTTTGTCTTTGCTGGCCGACCTATTGAGCCGATACGGTTCGGCGTCGCGCGGATGA